A segment of the Synechococcus sp. CBW1002 genome:
GAACCGCTCTGTTGCCTGAAGTAGTCGAGCTCAAGGGTGTTGACCTCCAGTTCGGTGCTGATCTGGGCGAGCTGATCGCTGAGGGTCTGGATCTCCGCCAGTGCCAGCTGCAGCTCCTGCTCCTTGAGATCGAGCTCCTGGCGCAGCTCCCCCTCCACGGACTGGGCCAACTCAATCGCCTGTTCGCCCTCCGCCAGTGCCTTCTGCGCTCGGCGCTCCAGAACGGATCTGCTGGTGTCGTACTCGCGCTGGAGACGGCGCTGTTCTGCTCGGCTGGTCTCCAGGCGCGTGCTGATCTCCTCCTGCTTCTCCTCCAGTTCCTTGAGCCGCTCCTGGCGTTCCCGCACGCGCGTGCTCTCGCTGGGGACCCCGAAGTGGGAGCGGATCAGCTGCTCCACCACGTCCGGATCCTCCGGTGCCCGCCCGCTGGCATCGGTGAGGCTCAGGTACCAGGGGTAATGGCGGCCATCCTGAGCCGGGTAGTAGCTGTAGCCGCACTTGCTGACATCGAAGCTGGCGGCCAGTAGCTCCTGAAGCTCGCGGAAGGCCCCTTCGCTGCAGCTGATCACCAGGCGCAGCTTGTCGCTGCCACTGGTGCGATCAACGTCCCAGGCGAAACTGCTCGAGACCCCCAGCTCCCGCAGGCGCCGGCTGGCCCTGGGGATCGGGATGGCGATCTGGAGGCGAAAGGCATCGCGCCGGGAGGTGGTTGCCAGCCCGGTGACCACAGCCTCCAGTCCATCCCTGGCCTCAGGCACCTCGGCAGCGATCAACGCAGCCATGTCCTTGGGGATGTAGCCGATCCACTGCTCCCTCCAGAAGACCTTGACGGCATTGGGATCCCATTGGTTCGTGGGCTCGTGCTGGAGGGTGAGCGAGTCACCGATGGTGATGCCAAGGGCCATCTTCTCGGCGGCATCTTCAAGCCTGTAAGCCAGGAACGTCTGCAGGATCTCGGCGCTGCTCTGCTGCTGGCGACGTTGGCGGGCCGCCTGCCGTTCGGCGCTGCCTGCGTCATCGAGGTGCTGCAGGCGCTGGAAGAGATTGCCTTTGGGCGCCATCAGGCAGAAATGCTGAGTTGACGGCAGGACTGGGTCGCCTCATCATAAGGCGATTTCTCAAAAGAGCTGCCTGAAGGTACGTTGGAGGAGTATGCGCCGTCTACTCAACGAGACAAAACGCACTCCTGAGTTCATCAACGACTTGAAGACCGGTCTCGAATCCCTGGAATACGCTGCCAAGCAGTTGATCCCCAATGGAGTTAATTCGATGAGACTCCTCGACTTCATCCGTTGAGAGAGAAATGCTGTGTACGAGGCCAGCGGGATCAGTGATCATAAGAGAGTGATCATTACTGACGCAAAACCCCCAATCCGGGAGGACTGGATGAATGCTGATGATTTCCAGGCTTGAACTTGAGTTAGTACCTTCAAGCTCAAGAAACCAGCCGCTGCCAAATTCCAAGTCTGCAACGTAATCCTCAGCGCAGGAGAATAGCATCTCAAGTAGTTCAATCAGATCGCAGGCTGATTCAGGGCGATCACCAGGACTGAGCGTGTAATAACCAGGAAATGGATCAACACCTGTGCAAATCTGGAATGTCTGCCGATGTTCATTGACCTTTCGATCGTTCTCTTTGCAACTCATCTTGGTGACAGGCTTCCAAGTAATCTCAATGTCCTCCTCCCAACGCCAGAGGATTTCTCCGCGCTGACTGGATTCAAGATCAGCCAGGGCATCAACGAGCTGCTCCAGGAGATAAATCCGTGCTGGCTCTGGAGCTTCAGGTCCCATCCTCGCAAGCAATCTGATCAGTGCGGTCGTGCCACAGCGCTTCCACCAGGCGTCGTTTTCAAGCAATAGGAG
Coding sequences within it:
- a CDS encoding HIRAN domain-containing protein — encoded protein: MAPKGNLFQRLQHLDDAGSAERQAARQRRQQQSSAEILQTFLAYRLEDAAEKMALGITIGDSLTLQHEPTNQWDPNAVKVFWREQWIGYIPKDMAALIAAEVPEARDGLEAVVTGLATTSRRDAFRLQIAIPIPRASRRLRELGVSSSFAWDVDRTSGSDKLRLVISCSEGAFRELQELLAASFDVSKCGYSYYPAQDGRHYPWYLSLTDASGRAPEDPDVVEQLIRSHFGVPSESTRVRERQERLKELEEKQEEISTRLETSRAEQRRLQREYDTSRSVLERRAQKALAEGEQAIELAQSVEGELRQELDLKEQELQLALAEIQTLSDQLAQISTELEVNTLELDYFRQQSGSGGSGEFAVTPWTAADGGDGKAEDQEISDRLLMSLRRLAGSERLRPRQCLELVSEELCPGHLLVLDSAWRSADEAKGFEYGDRLFELLWLLATNFREQKFAGAPDLVAGQQAFGASSYAPRESQTIENNQQARRERTFSYGDKTIEMWQHLKIGVKDSENRTLRIHFCWDADLGQVVIGHCGRHLHVPGH